From one uncultured Paludibacter sp. genomic stretch:
- a CDS encoding ABC transporter related protein has protein sequence MISIEQLTVEFGGSPLFDNIGFLINPKDKIALVGKNGAGKTTLLKLIAGKQLPTSGNVSLPSDLTIGYLPQHMIHNEGTTVLQETEKAFEHITKLQKEIENLSLELSERTDYESEEYHKIIDKLTHYNEHLQIINSGNFQAEIEKTLIGLGFERTDFNRQCSEFSGGWRMRIELAKILLQRPDVLLLDEPTNHLDIESIQWLENFLMTSGSAVVLVSHDRAFIDNVTNRTIEISLGKIYDYNVNYSKYVELRKERHEQQVRAYENQQKLIQETEDFIERFRYKATKAVQVQSRIKQLEKLERLEVDLEDSSRLRLKFPPAPRSGIIPVEIEHLSKAYGDYLILDNIGLIINRGEKVAFVGKNGEGKTTLVKCIMDEIAYSGKLKLGHNVKIGYFAQNQASLLDENLTVFQTIDNVAVGDIRTKIRDILGAFMFGGEASEKKVKVLSGGERSRLAMIRLLLEPVNLLILDEPTNHLDMRSKDVXKEAINAFDGTAIVVSHDREFLDGLVTKVYEFGNKKVREHLGGIYEFLQHKKMDSLRELERSKSPLNPPQGDLKVQKEISENKLSYEARKELNKKIRKAEKAVEDAENVVSTLETEISDMQIQLINPEKASDADFIMLLQKKQRELEQKMYEWEILSEELEELKNEQ, from the coding sequence ATGATTTCCATCGAACAACTTACCGTAGAATTTGGAGGTTCTCCGCTTTTTGACAATATTGGTTTTCTCATCAATCCAAAAGATAAGATTGCACTTGTTGGTAAAAACGGCGCAGGTAAAACCACCCTATTAAAACTCATTGCAGGAAAACAACTACCTACAAGCGGAAATGTCTCTCTTCCTTCCGATTTAACCATCGGCTACCTTCCTCAGCATATGATTCATAATGAAGGTACAACCGTACTCCAAGAAACGGAGAAAGCTTTCGAACATATCACAAAACTCCAAAAGGAAATTGAAAACCTGTCGCTTGAATTGTCCGAAAGAACCGATTACGAGAGCGAAGAATACCACAAAATAATTGATAAACTCACTCATTACAACGAACATCTTCAAATTATAAATTCCGGTAATTTTCAGGCGGAAATTGAAAAAACACTGATTGGTTTAGGGTTTGAACGTACAGATTTCAATCGTCAGTGTTCAGAATTTAGCGGCGGTTGGCGAATGCGCATTGAACTGGCAAAAATTCTTCTTCAACGCCCGGACGTATTATTGCTTGACGAACCTACAAACCATCTGGACATTGAATCAATTCAGTGGCTGGAAAATTTTCTGATGACATCAGGCAGCGCTGTGGTGCTTGTTTCGCACGACCGTGCTTTTATCGATAACGTTACGAATAGAACCATTGAAATTTCACTTGGAAAAATTTACGATTATAATGTAAATTATTCTAAATACGTGGAACTGCGCAAAGAACGCCACGAACAGCAAGTGCGTGCGTACGAAAACCAACAAAAATTAATTCAGGAAACGGAAGATTTTATTGAACGTTTCAGATATAAAGCTACTAAAGCCGTTCAGGTACAATCGCGCATTAAACAGTTGGAAAAATTAGAACGTTTGGAAGTGGATTTGGAAGACAGTTCGCGTTTGCGGTTAAAATTTCCTCCGGCGCCTCGTTCAGGAATTATTCCCGTGGAAATTGAACATTTATCTAAAGCTTATGGCGATTATTTAATTTTAGACAATATAGGTTTGATTATCAATAGGGGAGAAAAAGTAGCGTTTGTTGGAAAAAACGGCGAAGGAAAAACCACGCTTGTGAAATGTATTATGGATGAAATTGCTTATTCCGGCAAATTAAAATTAGGGCATAATGTGAAAATAGGCTATTTCGCACAAAATCAGGCATCGTTGCTGGACGAAAATCTCACCGTTTTTCAAACTATCGATAATGTTGCTGTAGGAGACATTCGTACCAAAATCCGAGATATTCTGGGGGCGTTTATGTTTGGAGGCGAAGCTTCTGAGAAAAAAGTAAAAGTGCTTTCCGGCGGTGAACGAAGCCGTTTGGCAATGATACGCTTGTTGCTCGAACCGGTTAATTTGCTTATTCTCGATGAACCTACAAATCATCTGGATATGCGTTCTAAAGACGTGTTNAAAGAAGCTATCAATGCTTTTGACGGTACTGCCATTGTTGTTTCGCACGATCGTGAATTTCTCGATGGTTTGGTTACAAAAGTGTACGAATTTGGCAATAAAAAAGTGCGTGAACATTTGGGAGGAATTTATGAGTTTTTGCAACATAAGAAAATGGATAGTTTACGAGAATTGGAAAGAAGTAAAAGCCCTCTAAATCCCCCTCAGGGAGACTTAAAAGTCCAAAAGGAAATCTCGGAAAATAAACTCAGTTACGAAGCCCGAAAAGAACTCAATAAAAAGATACGAAAAGCAGAAAAGGCGGTTGAAGATGCTGAAAACGTTGTTTCAACGCTTGAAACAGAAATTTCAGATATGCAGATTCAACTCATCAACCCTGAAAAAGCGTCCGATGCTGATTTTATCATGCTTTTGCAAAAGAAACAGCGGGAATTGGAACAAAAAATGTATGAATGGGAGATTTTAAGTGAAGAATTGGAAGAATTGAAAAATGAGCAGTAA
- a CDS encoding Glycosyl transferase, family 4, conserved region — MNFILHFFNQYPFLVSFVSFFIGYLFMPVVIEMAKKHNFVVSPNKRTSHDGDIPNIGGINIFVSFLLTVFFFSFNLFSEMQFILLGLAVILIVGFIDDLVELKVGWKLLGQFAAGFFLIVMGNMRFTTFAGFLGFQELPIFLSYLXSFFVFILIVNALNLIDGVDGLASGLGLLYSLLFGIYFYLTGNLDLSTSAFAMVGSLSVFFYYNVFGSKNKIFMGDSGSLLLGYMIFLYILSFCELNAKNEVPEKYRTYSAFAVAVTILLVPFFDTTRVVITRLKKGRSPFSADKNHIHHLLLSLGLGHKQVTFLLMSITVIXTLXALLARNLSPYLLLLIDAAIAVSLTLFLWNRINKMNKEKEIKESTKEDQ; from the coding sequence ATGAATTTTATACTACATTTTTTTAACCAATATCCTTTTTTAGTTTCTTTTGTGTCGTTTTTTATAGGCTATCTTTTCATGCCCGTGGTAATTGAAATGGCAAAGAAACATAATTTTGTAGTAAGTCCTAATAAAAGAACTTCTCACGATGGAGATATTCCAAATATAGGAGGTATTAATATTTTCGTTTCTTTCCTTTTGACAGTTTTCTTTTTCTCTTTCAATCTTTTTTCAGAAATGCAATTTATTCTACTAGGATTAGCCGTAATTCTAATAGTAGGTTTTATAGATGATTTAGTGGAGCTAAAAGTAGGGTGGAAATTATTAGGACAATTTGCTGCCGGTTTCTTTTTGATAGTAATGGGTAATATGAGATTTACAACTTTTGCCGGATTTTTAGGTTTTCAAGAATTACCGATTTTTCTTAGTTATCTAATNTCATTTTTTGTNTTTATTCTTATCGTCAACGCATTGAATTTAATAGATGGAGTAGACGGATTAGCATCAGGGTTAGGACTTTTATACTCATTATTGTTTGGCATTTATTTTTATCTGACTGGTAATTTGGATTTATCAACATCTGCATTTGCAATGGTAGGTTCGCTTTCCGTGTTTTTTTATTACAATGTTTTTGGCAGTAAAAACAAAATTTTTATGGGAGATTCGGGCTCGTTACTTTTGGGTTATATGATATTTTTATACATATTATCTTTTTGTGAATTGAATGCAAAAAACGAAGTGCCCGAAAAATATAGAACATATTCAGCATTTGCAGTAGCAGTTACGATTCTTTTAGTTCCGTTCTTTGATACCACTCGAGTTGTAATTACAAGATTAAAAAAAGGTCGTTCTCCTTTTTCGGCTGATAAAAATCACATCCATCATTTATTATTAAGTTTAGGATTGGGACATAAACAGGTNACTTTTTTATTGATGTCTATCACNGTAATTTTNACATTATTNGCTTTGTTGGCTCGAAATTTATCCCCTTATTTGTTATTATTAATAGATGCCGCAATAGCAGTTTCTTTAACGTTATTTCTTTGGAACAGAATTAATAAAATGAATAAAGAAAAAGAAATAAAGGAAAGTACTAAAGAAGACCAATGA
- a CDS encoding conserved membrane hypothetical protein (Evidence 4 : Unknown function but conserved in other organisms), with the protein MKNFWQLVKTSDIFSHFTSLAYLPRWVVLFGDILTCIIAYVLSYRLSDSLSVELTNGIIIHNLWFRLFIIIAVQIFFFWVFHTYSGILRYSGFIDAVKLFSSVFSTVGFLMLFNIIFYFFFQSYIFYFISLTFYGIFAFFLLFIIRLFVKTMFDFISMNASDVIPVMIYGTKSVGISIAKMLRTSEKMKYKLVGFIDTDKEVSQRVLMGVKVYELTDKNVKEIISKKAKAIIVSPLKMESIDIQKDLDVFIYNNLSVLMAPPVSVWDGADMPSIKQIKSIQIEDLLDRPPINISTENISKEIKNKVVLITGAAGSIGSEIVRQLVAFKPSLIVLVDQAETPMHELILKLNEKYPYQDFSAFLADVRNADRMENMMILYRPDIVFHAAAYKHVPLMEDNPTESIQANVLGTKNLADLSVKYGVSRFVMVSTDKAVNPTNIMGASKRIAEIYVQSLNKKLEKEGNLTTRFITTRFGNVLGSNGSVIPHFKQQIEKGGPITVTHPEIIRYFMTIPEACLLVLEAGTMGKGGEIFIFDMGQPVRILDLARKMIRLAGFKPDIDIQIKFTGLRPGEKLYEELLNKKEITKETHHSKIMIAKVREYEYNDVSKQIEELIKYSYLGKTYLTVSKMKSIVPEFISNNSQYESLDITNNLQK; encoded by the coding sequence ATGAAGAATTTTTGGCAATTAGTTAAAACATCAGATATATTTTCTCATTTTACTTCCTTAGCATACCTCCCAAGATGGGTTGTTTTATTTGGTGATATTCTCACCTGTATTATTGCCTACGTCTTGTCATATAGATTATCTGACAGTTTATCAGTAGAATTAACCAATGGAATTATTATTCATAATCTTTGGTTTAGGTTATTCATTATTATTGCTGTACAAATATTCTTCTTCTGGGTTTTTCATACTTATTCAGGGATTTTGAGGTATTCGGGATTTATTGATGCGGTGAAACTTTTCTCTTCGGTATTTTCTACTGTGGGTTTTTTGATGCTCTTTAATATTATATTTTATTTCTTTTTTCAGAGTTACATCTTTTATTTTATTTCACTTACTTTTTACGGGATATTTGCTTTCTTTTTATTGTTTATTATCAGATTGTTTGTTAAAACAATGTTTGATTTTATTTCAATGAATGCCAGTGATGTCATTCCTGTTATGATTTATGGAACAAAATCTGTTGGAATTTCTATTGCAAAAATGTTGAGAACGAGCGAAAAAATGAAATATAAATTAGTGGGTTTTATTGATACAGACAAAGAAGTAAGCCAGCGTGTTTTGATGGGTGTAAAAGTTTACGAACTTACAGATAAAAATGTCAAAGAAATAATATCAAAAAAAGCAAAAGCAATCATTGTTTCGCCATTAAAAATGGAATCGATTGATATTCAGAAGGATTTAGATGTGTTTATATATAACAATTTATCGGTATTGATGGCGCCGCCTGTAAGTGTTTGGGATGGGGCAGATATGCCTTCGATTAAACAAATAAAATCTATTCAAATTGAAGATTTGTTAGATAGACCACCAATAAATATATCCACAGAAAATATTTCAAAGGAAATTAAAAACAAGGTTGTATTAATAACAGGTGCCGCAGGTTCTATTGGTAGTGAAATTGTTCGTCAATTGGTTGCGTTTAAACCAAGTCTGATAGTTTTGGTAGATCAAGCGGAAACGCCGATGCATGAGTTGATTCTAAAATTAAATGAAAAATATCCCTATCAAGATTTTAGCGCTTTTTTGGCAGATGTGAGAAATGCTGACAGGATGGAAAATATGATGATTTTATACAGACCAGATATTGTCTTTCACGCTGCCGCTTATAAACATGTACCCTTAATGGAAGATAATCCTACCGAAAGTATTCAAGCAAACGTATTGGGTACGAAAAACTTGGCTGATCTTTCTGTAAAATATGGAGTTTCAAGATTTGTAATGGTTTCTACAGATAAAGCTGTAAATCCTACAAATATAATGGGAGCATCAAAACGAATAGCCGAAATTTACGTTCAATCCTTGAATAAAAAACTAGAAAAAGAAGGGAATTTAACTACACGGTTTATAACCACGCGTTTTGGAAATGTACTAGGTTCAAATGGTTCTGTTATACCTCATTTCAAACAACAGATAGAGAAGGGAGGTCCAATTACAGTAACTCATCCTGAAATTATTCGCTATTTTATGACAATACCGGAAGCTTGCTTGTTAGTTTTAGAAGCGGGTACTATGGGAAAAGGTGGCGAAATATTTATTTTTGATATGGGACAACCGGTAAGAATTTTGGATTTAGCTCGTAAAATGATACGTCTTGCAGGATTTAAGCCCGATATAGACATTCAAATTAAATTTACAGGATTGAGACCTGGAGAAAAACTGTATGAGGAACTTTTGAATAAAAAAGAAATAACAAAAGAAACTCATCACTCCAAAATTATGATTGCTAAAGTTCGAGAGTATGAATACAATGATGTCTCAAAACAAATTGAAGAATTAATAAAATATAGTTATTTGGGAAAAACATACTTAACCGTTTCCAAAATGAAATCAATTGTCCCTGAATTTATCAGTAATAATTCTCAATATGAGAGTTTGGATATTACAAATAACTTGCAAAAATGA
- the dapF gene encoding Diaminopimelate epimerase, translated as MVTLQTKSTKNSTKMKFTKMHGTGNDYIYVNGFEEKIENPVEFAIKYSDRHKGIGSDGLVIIHPSETCDFRMQMLNADGSEAEMCGNASRCIGKYVYDKGLTTKKEITLETLAGVKILKLYVGADNKVEKVTVDMGEPILDAKLIPTTFEKSPVVKQLASFGQYTDYELTCVSMGNPHAIIFMDNVLSLDLPKIGPAVENSKYFPNKTNTEFVEKISDNRLRMRVWERGSGETMACGTGACATVVAAVLNGVAERKTTIELLGGDLEIEWNAENNHVYLTGEAVTVFEGEI; from the coding sequence ATGGTAACTTTGCAAACAAAAAGTACAAAAAATTCCACAAAAATGAAATTTACTAAAATGCACGGAACCGGAAACGATTATATTTACGTGAACGGTTTTGAAGAAAAAATAGAAAACCCGGTAGAATTTGCTATTAAATATAGCGACCGCCACAAAGGAATCGGCTCTGATGGTTTAGTTATAATTCATCCATCCGAAACGTGTGATTTTCGTATGCAAATGTTAAATGCAGATGGCTCGGAAGCTGAAATGTGTGGAAATGCTTCACGTTGTATAGGAAAATATGTATACGACAAAGGATTAACAACTAAAAAAGAAATTACGCTTGAAACGCTTGCCGGAGTAAAAATATTGAAACTCTATGTAGGAGCTGATAATAAAGTAGAAAAAGTTACAGTAGATATGGGTGAACCTATTTTAGATGCTAAACTTATTCCTACTACTTTTGAAAAATCACCCGTTGTAAAGCAACTTGCTTCGTTCGGACAATATACCGATTATGAATTGACGTGTGTTTCAATGGGAAATCCGCATGCAATTATTTTTATGGACAACGTTTTGAGTCTTGATTTACCAAAAATAGGACCCGCCGTGGAAAACTCAAAATATTTTCCAAACAAAACAAATACTGAATTTGTAGAAAAAATTTCTGATAATCGCCTGCGTATGCGAGTTTGGGAACGCGGTTCAGGAGAAACAATGGCCTGTGGTACAGGCGCCTGCGCAACAGTTGTTGCTGCGGTTTTAAATGGCGTTGCCGAACGAAAAACCACTATTGAGCTTCTTGGCGGCGATTTAGAAATTGAGTGGAATGCCGAAAACAATCACGTTTACCTTACAGGCGAAGCCGTTACAGTATTTGAAGGAGAAATTTGA